A single Harpia harpyja isolate bHarHar1 chromosome 6, bHarHar1 primary haplotype, whole genome shotgun sequence DNA region contains:
- the LOC128143229 gene encoding protein FAM107B encodes MAEPDYIDDDNPELIRPQKLINPVKSSRNHQDLHRELLMNQKRGLAPQNKPELQKVMEKRKRDQVIKQQKEEEAQKKKSDLEIELLKRQQKLEQLELEQQKMQEEQENAPEFVKVKGNLRRTVQEATEAPDS; translated from the exons ATGGCTGAACCAGACTACATAGATGATGACAATCCTGAATTAATTAGACCTCAGAAATTAATTAATCCTGTGAAGTCATCCCGGAATCATCAAGATCTCCACAGAGAGTTGCTTATGAATCAGAAAAG GGGTCTTGCACCTCAGAACAAACCAGAGCTACagaaggtgatggagaaaaggAAACGAGATCAAGTtattaaacaacaaaaagaagaggaagcacaaaaaaagaaatcagacctGGAAATAGAGCTACTGAAACGGCAGCAGAAACTGGAGCAG CTGGAACTGGAGCAGCAGAAGATGCAGGAAGAGCAGGAAAACGCACCTGAATTTGTCAAAGTCAAGGGCAACTTGAGGAGGACGGTCCAGGAAGCAACAGAAGCACCAGACTCCTAG